CGCGACGGTGAGCCAAATATCGAGCCCTCCGAAATCCGCGACCTCCAGCTGCCCCGTCGTTGCGTAGCGGAAGGCGGGGCCGAACTTCAGCGCGCGGTCGACGTCCTCCGGGGCAGCGATCCCCTGCTCGATGAGGGAGAAGACCTCGCGGGCGACACCCTGCTGGATGCGGTTGGCGACCAACCCGGGCACGTCCTTGAGCACCTTCACCGTCTCCTTGCCGATGTCGCTATGGAGCTCCGCAACGGCGTCGTAGAGCTCGCCCGGCATGTTGCCGAAGAACGACAGTTCTACGATCGGCATGACCAGAGCGGGATTGTACCAATGGCTCAGCATCATGCGGGCGCGGCGAGGCTGGCCCGTCTTTTCCATCAGATGTTCCAGCGGCAGGCTGGAGGTATTCGATGCCAGGACGGCTTCCGCAGGGGCCAGCGCATCAAGTTCCGCAAACAGAGCCTGCTTAAGCTCCAACCGCTCGGGA
The DNA window shown above is from Pseudoxanthobacter soli DSM 19599 and carries:
- a CDS encoding 3-hydroxyacyl-CoA dehydrogenase family protein; the protein is MIERIGVIGGGLMGQGIAAAFALGGKDVVVYEPEAAQRGSLLRRTAETLAPLVEEDVVSTDEAAAALGRIRISDGLAGAAADRQFIVEAIPERLELKQALFAELDALAPAEAVLASNTSSLPLEHLMEKTGQPRRARMMLSHWYNPALVMPIVELSFFGNMPGELYDAVAELHSDIGKETVKVLKDVPGLVANRIQQGVAREVFSLIEQGIAAPEDVDRALKFGPAFRYATTGQLEVADFGGLDIWLTVADNLLPVMDASRRGNELLRRKVADGKLGVKTGEGFYSYDPATAERRQRAFQKRLIRQLRASKAYR